Proteins from a single region of Paenibacillus sp. BIHB 4019:
- a CDS encoding UDP-glucuronosyltransferase: protein MMGIGANRDNRFTTILCSGFGLGFYNPGLIVNYQLRQRGIPTEVLVFERFMQVEKQAKIVDSRKAYHDNFKLAKIATKLPKDIRDSFDSEQIIDLLNSWAAEGRKRFISLSGHWVYILELYREKLDAAAAELEVDLLYVDSDLSPSWKSLKKYMPDYPARYREVWLYASSTLSIHLQIRVGDEEPLPFADRAPRYVIHGGGWGMGTYQGKIPELAQLGFALDVVAYEPAEAQGQQLGNRYYMNDPEWTAWNKGESGEHEFPRFGEIRPDTAPSFSNLPSHHGLYDVIRQAKGIISKPGAGTLMDSLASATPVIMLEPFGEHEKRNLEVWVEHGLGITYEDWERAGFAEEALATIHERLLAKRAAARTYTDDYLERIGWGEGRYPDRRAT, encoded by the coding sequence ATGATGGGCATTGGGGCTAATCGGGACAATCGCTTCACCACGATACTTTGCTCAGGCTTTGGTCTCGGTTTTTATAATCCGGGTTTAATTGTGAACTACCAATTAAGACAGCGCGGCATACCGACCGAGGTGCTGGTATTCGAAAGGTTTATGCAAGTAGAAAAGCAAGCAAAAATCGTAGACAGCAGGAAGGCTTATCATGACAATTTTAAGCTTGCGAAAATTGCCACGAAGCTGCCCAAGGATATTCGGGACAGCTTCGATTCGGAGCAAATCATTGACCTGCTAAACAGCTGGGCGGCGGAGGGACGAAAGAGGTTTATTTCCTTATCGGGGCATTGGGTGTACATTCTGGAGCTGTACAGAGAAAAGCTCGATGCCGCTGCTGCCGAGCTGGAGGTCGATCTGCTGTATGTCGATTCGGATCTGTCGCCTTCTTGGAAAAGCCTCAAAAAATATATGCCCGATTATCCAGCCCGTTACCGGGAGGTGTGGCTGTATGCGTCGTCAACGTTGTCTATTCATCTGCAAATTCGTGTTGGCGACGAAGAACCGCTGCCTTTCGCAGACAGAGCGCCGCGGTATGTCATTCACGGCGGAGGCTGGGGGATGGGGACCTATCAAGGGAAAATACCGGAGCTTGCGCAGCTGGGATTTGCCCTCGATGTCGTTGCTTATGAGCCGGCGGAGGCCCAGGGGCAGCAGCTTGGCAATCGTTATTACATGAATGATCCCGAGTGGACGGCTTGGAATAAAGGAGAATCCGGGGAGCATGAATTTCCAAGGTTCGGCGAGATAAGGCCGGATACTGCACCGTCATTTTCCAATTTGCCGTCCCATCACGGTCTCTATGATGTCATTCGTCAAGCCAAGGGCATCATTAGCAAGCCCGGTGCAGGGACGCTGATGGATTCGCTGGCCTCGGCCACGCCGGTCATTATGCTTGAGCCGTTCGGCGAGCATGAGAAGAGAAACCTGGAAGTATGGGTGGAGCACGGTCTCGGAATCACCTATGAGGATTGGGAGCGTGCGGGTTTTGCAGAGGAGGCGTTAGCGACGATTCATGAACGGCTGCTCGCAAAACGCGCGGCTGCAAGAACGTATACAGACGACTATTTGGAACGGATCGGTTGGGGTGAAGGACGGTATCCCGATAGGAGGGCGACATGA